One Littorina saxatilis isolate snail1 linkage group LG1, US_GU_Lsax_2.0, whole genome shotgun sequence genomic window carries:
- the LOC138974413 gene encoding FMRFamide receptor-like, which translates to MVCHNLTVQENTTLGGVKSQALPAMVCQNLTEHENTTLGGEEAQAMFEEVSYVIYGFLLPAVCAFGIVGNLLNLTILTRRKLQKSFKTLEQAANLCLISLAVSDLMFCVFAFPTMFLPKDDMYASKGILLLYRVYSTAIINVFIMISTWLTVAMSLERYLAICHPLRQDLYLTTRRIKIVIVLTYILSFIFNIPVLWRYEVQEICPRALAEAAKAELARIRSSGVGVSSANGHVVTEFVQALNSTVQAAVGGSGRVVMSNSSSRTLSSLLLGDAGVLTNVTTTATDAVTLLEQTTERVGFDSDLVAFRPNQVFLWQSSQLDTVYRILWAVVNNVIPLLLLIYFNVCLCRKIYRSYKMRQKFKQEHHSGHENSSHVLTVTLVVIVLMFFILVAPSEIVIHAAIITSTQNSYTYMSVEAVMNFMQSINFSVNFILYCIISPYFRKTLKYIFCCGCYNIYQVSKQWKKEFETSLM; encoded by the exons ATGGTGTGCCACAACCTGACCGTTCAGGAGAACACGACCCTAGGCGGGGTGAAATCACAGGCCTTGCC AGCCATGGTGTGCCAGAACCTGACGGAACATGAGAACACGACGCTGGGCGGGGAGGAAGCCCAGGCCATGTTCGAAGAGGTCAGCTACGTCATCTACGGCTTCCTCCTGCCCGCGGTCTGCGCCTTTGGCATCGTGGGCAACCTCCTCAACCTGACCATCCTGACCAGAAGGAAGCTGCAGAAGTCCTTCAAGACCCTCGAGCAGGCAGCCAACCTGTGTTTGATCTCGCTCGCCGTGTCCGATCTCATGTTCTGCGTCTTCGCCTTCCCCACCATGTTCCTGCCTAAGGATGACATGTACGCCAGTAAAG GTATCCTACTGCTGTACCGGGTCTACTCCACGGCCATCATCAACGTGTTCATCATGATCTCTACCTGGCTGACGGTAGCCATGTCCCTGGAGCGATACCTGGCCATCTGCCACCCGCTCAGGCAGGACCTCTACCTCACCACCCGCCGCATCAAAATCGTCATCGTCCTCACCTACATTCTCTCCTTCATCTTCAACATTCCTGTCCTGTGGCGATACGAGGTGCAGGAGATCTGCCCTAGAGCCCTGGCCGAGGCTGCTAAAGCCGAGCTGGCCAGGATCCGTAGCAGTGGCGTTGGTGTCAGTTCTGCCAACGGACACGTCGTCACGGAGTTTGTGCAAGCTTTGAACTCCACAGTACAAGCTGCTGTTGGTGGTAGTGGACGGGTGGTGATGAGTAACTCTTCTTCGAGGACCCTGAGCTCGCTGTTGTTGGGCGATGCCGGGGTGTTGACGAACGTGACGACCACAGCAACAGACGCGGTGACGTTGTTAGAACAGACGACGGAGCGCGTCGGGTTCGATTCGGACCTGGTGGCCTTCCGTCCCAACCAGGTGTTTCTGTGGCAGTCGTCGCAGCTGGACACGGTGTACCGGATCCTGTGGGCGGTGGTGAACAACGTCATCCCCCTGCTCCTCCTCATCTACTTCAACGTGTGCCTGTGCCGCAAGATCTACCGCTCATACAAGATGCGGCAGAAGTTCAAGCAGGAGCACCACTCGGGCCACGAGAACTCCTCGCACGTGCTGACCGTGACCTTGGTGGTCATCGTGCTCATGTTTTTCATCCTGGTGGCGCCCTCCGAGATCGTGATCCACGCGGCCATCATCACCAGCACGCAGAACAGCTACACCTACATGAGCGTGGAGGCCGTGATGAACTTCATGCAGAGCATCAACTTCTCCGTCAACTTCATCCTCTACTGCATCATCTCCCCCTACTTCCGCAAGACGCTCAAGTACATCTTCTGCTGCGGATGCTACAACATTTACCAGGTGTCCAAGCAGTGGAAGAAGGAGTTCGAGACGTCACTCATGTGA